ACGAACAGTCCACGGGCGCCGACATGCGGCTGCACAGCACGGCAGTTGGCTGCGCATACGCGAAGACCCCGTCTCAGCGAAGGCGCTGATGGCGGGGTCTTTGGGCACTTCCTGCGAAGTGCCCCCGGCAGGATTCGAAGCTGCGCACACGGCTCCGGAGGCCGGACCGCACCCAGATATTTGCCCAGGTTAGACGCAATACCAGTGACTTAAGGATCTCGGCTGGTAGGGTGTTGGCCAGGAGGTGTCTGGATGCCACGCCCTGGACAGGTCAAGCCGGAGACGGACGAGCGGTTGTCGGATCGGATCGCGATCGGACTGCTGACGCGGACGTTCCCGCCGGAGCTGGTGGACCGGGTCGTGGAGGAATCCGGGAAGGCCGGGCAGCGCAACCGGCTGCTGCCTCCACGGGTGGTCGTCTACTTCGTGCTGGCGATGTGCTTGTTCTCCGGTCAGGGCTACGAAGAGGTCGCACGGCTGCTCACTCAGGGTCTGGCCTGGGCCAAGCACTGGTCGGGTTCGTGGCAGGTGCCTACGCCCGGTGCGGTTTCCCGGGCCCGGGCCAGGCTCGGGCCCGAGCCGCTCAAGGCTCTCTTCGAGCAGTCCGCCGGGCCTGTGGCGACCGAGTCCACTCCCGGTGCGTGGTACGGGTGTTGGCGTCTGATGGCGGTCGACGGGACCACGTTCGACGTGCCGGACAGTGAGGAGAACGACGCCCGGTTCGGTCGTCCCGCCACCCACCGGGGCGAGCGGACCGCGTTCCCGCAGGTGCGGGTGGTGGCGCTGGCGGAGTGCGGCACGCACGCCATCACCCGCGCGGCTCTGGGGCCGTTCACCACCGCGGAGTCCGTGATCGCGCGGGAGCTGTTCGACGCCCTTGGACCGGATGACCTGCTGATGGCCGACCGGGGCTTCGCCGGGCTGGAGCAGTGGCGAGCGGCATCGGCCGGCGGTGCGGACCTGCTCTGGCGCATCAAGTCCAACGCCGTCCTGCCCGTGCGGCGCGAGCTCCCCGACGGGTCCTACCTCTCCGACATCGTGGCGGCCAAGGACCACCGCAAACGCACCGATCCCACCGTGGTGCGGGTCATCGAGTACACCCTGGACGACCCCGGACGCCCGCAGCACGACGCCCCGTACCGGCTGATCACCACCATCCTCGACCACGAAGCCGCACCCGCGGCGGAGTTGGCGGCCCTCTACAACGAGCGATGGGAGATCGAGACCACACTGGACGAGCTGAAGACCCACCAACGCGGCCCCGCCCAGGTCCTGCGCTCCCGATCGCCCGACGGCGTCGAACAGGAGGTCTGGGCCCACCTCCTCGTCCATCACGCGATCCGCCAGCTCATGCACACCGCCGCCCGGGACACCGACACCGATACCGACCGGCTTTCCTTCACCCGCACCCTCCGCCTCGCCCGACGCCAGGTCACCGCGCAGGCGGCCTTTTCCCCCTGACCGCCTGGCCACAGCCCTCACCGACGGGATACGAGAGATAGCCCGTCACCTCCTGCCACCGCGACGACAGCGGTCGAACGCCCGCGTCGTCAAACGCAAGATGTCCAACTTCGGCGTCAAGCGCACCGCACACCGGCTCTGGCCACAGCCGACACTCGACCCAGCCCGAGCCGTGGCCATCGCCCCACACCACAAAACGGCCCCGACCAACCCACCGAAGACCCCAGGCACCCCGGACCCTTAAATCACTGGTATTGAGGTTAGACGCGTAGTTGATGAGTTGTCAGGCTTGCCGTCCCATGCATGCCCCACGACTTGGAAATGTGCTGTATGTCCTGCAATGTGCAGTGTCAGACCTTGATGACGGCGATCCGGCCGCCGCACAGCGCGGTGAGGTCGTCCGGGTCGGAGGTGAGCGCGGTGACGGGGCCGGGTGAGGTGAGAGCTGGGGTGCACCCTGCGAAGGGTGCGTCTACGGCCGGAAAGAAGTCCTGAACAAGAAGATCGAGCGGGAGCGGGGGTGGGGGCACTCGGGACATGGGAACAGGGAAGACCGCCGGGCGGGGGCGAACGGCTGTTCTGTAGGAGTCGCTGCTCGAACACTCTGCGTCACTGGCGTCCGGGGCGGGCTGTCCGAGCTCCCGGGGGCGACTCCTCGGCGGCGCTCGTGGGCGAGCGTGGGCCCCAGTGGCTGAGGCCCCGGCGCGCGATGGCTTCCCCGCCGTCCCCGCGCCGCCGATGTGGACGTCAGAAGTGAGCAAGCGAGCTAACGTCTAAGTAAGATTCAATCTACGTAATATCGAATCTATGTTTTATAGATGCTGGGGATGGGGCGCTGATGGAGTTCAAGGGCAGGTCTGCTGATCTGGATCAGCTGGCTCGGCAGCTGGGCCTGGTGGTCGGCGGTACGGGCGCCACCCGTGGTCAGGCTGTGATCGTGACGGGGCGGCGCCGGGTGGGCAAGTCTCGTCTGGTCCAGGAGTTCTGCGACCGTTCCGGGCTTCCGTACGTGGTCTTCCAGGCGACCCGGGGACGCAACGCCGTGGCCGAGCGGGCGGACTTCGCCGCGACGCTGGCGCATTCCCCTCTTCCCGGGGCTGAGCTGGTGGCCGGGCTGCAGGCCGCCGACTGGAACCAGGCACTGCGTTCCCTCGCAGTCGCGATTCCGGACGATGCACCGAGCATTGCGGTGGTCGACGAGGTGCCGTGGCTGGTCGAACAGGACGGGGAGTTCGAGGGGGCGCTGCAGACGGTCTGGGACCGGCACTTGTCCGCCAAGCCCGTCCTGTTGATCCTGGTCGGCAGTGACATGTCGGTGATGGAGGCGCTGCAGTCCTATGGCCGCCCGTTCTTCGGCCGGGCGGCCAAGATGACCGTACAGCCGCTGCATCTGGCCGATGTGCAGGCGATGACCGGCCTTGACGCGGCGGAAGCGGTGGACGCGCTGCTGATCACCGGAGGGTTCCCGGAGATCGTTCAGTCCTGGCGGCCGGGGATGGGCCGCCGAGACTTTCTGCGCGAGGCTGTGTCCAACCCGCTTGCCCCGCTGTTGGTGGCGGGCGAACTGTCGCTGCTGGGGGAGTTTCCCGAGGCGTCCCACTCGCGCGCGATCCTGGAAGCGGTCGGCAGTGGCGAGCGGACCTTCTCCACCATTGCCGCACAAGCCGGTGGTGGCGGCGCACTGCCCTCGGGCACGCTGTCTCCGCTGCTGAACACGCTGCTGGCCAAGCGAGTCCTGGCCGCTGACCTGCCGCTCTCGGTCAAGGCGGACAGCAAGAACAAGCGCTATCGCATCGCTGATCCGTACCTGCGGTTCTGGCTGGCTTTCCTGCAACGCGGGATCCCGCTCATCGAGCGCGGTCGTGGTGATCTGGCGCTGGAGCGCATCGAGCGGTCGTGGACGACATGGCGGGGCCGGGCCGTCGAGCCGGTCGTCCGCGAGTCGCTGCTGCGGTTGCTGCCCGACGAGATGTGGCCGCAGACGGAGGCGGTCGGGGGCTGGTGGAACCGCCAGAACAACCCGGAGATCGACCTGATCGGAGCCGACCGCGAACCCGTCGCAGGGCAGGTTCACTTCATCGGCTCGGTGAAGTGGTTGGAGTCGCAGCCGTTCGGCCGGCGTGAGTACGACGCCCTGGTGCGGGACATGCTCGCCGTGCCCGGCGCCGAGCCGGGCACGGCGCTGGTTGCGGTGTCCCGTTGCGGTGTTGAGGACGATCTGCCTCTTGCGGCGCATTGGGGTCCGGAGGACCTTGTTCGTGCCTGGCGGTAGTCAGGGAACCGCCAGGGTGGTCATGGTGATGTACCTGCCTCGGGCGCCCAGTGGCAGTAGGGATTGACCGTCCTCTGAGAACCTTCCGGGCATCGAAGCCCATACGCGCGGCGGTGTACGCGCTGTCCAGCGCTGAGGCCGGCTCCACCACCCGGGATCAGCGCCGTTCGCGTGACGCCGCCTGTCCGAGGGTGCCGGTGCCCGGTCTACGCGACGCCGGGTGACTGGCGCCTGTCCCATACGGCGGTGAGGGCGGCGACCGGGTCAGGGGCGCAGCGCGCGCAGGGGAGGAGCCGGGACGTCGCCAAGCTGCGGTGATCCTCGAAATGCTGCCAGGTTCACCCCTGCGGGGTGGCCGGGCGGGGCTAGGCTGGCCGGGTGAACGCGCGTACCGCCCTGGCGAAATGGCTCGGCACCCTGGATTCCGAGGGACTGACCGTCCTGTTGGAAGAGCGGGATCTGCCGCTCGCCGCCGAGCACCGGCGGATCACCACACTCCGCGAACTGGCCGAACACCTACTCACCGACGAGTCGGTGGCCCACGGCCTGATGGCGGGCACCGCGGGCGAACTGGAACTGCTGGCTTCCATCGCCGCCCTGGCGTTGGAGCGGCACGGACCCGTGGCCGGCGGCGAGGCCGAGGACGGGCCCCGTTATCCCTGGCAGCAGCACCGGCCCGTGGCGCCGGTGGAGCCCGCCGAACGGCTGGTGGCCGAGCGGGACGTACTGGCTTGGTTCGAGCCGGGGGCGGAGCGGCGGCGGGCGGAGCACACGCTCGCCCGACTGCGGGAGCGCGCGCTGTTGCTCCCCGCGCCCAAGGGGAAACTGGCGCTGCCGCCGCTGCTGCACGTCCGGGCGGCCGGATTCGACGGCTACGGGCGCACCGCCGACCGGCTGCTGACCTCCGCCTACAACGCCCCCGAGGTCAAGCGGATCGCCGCAACCCTCTTCGGCGAGGGCGCGGCCCGTACGCGTGACCAGGCGCAGGAGCTGATCACCACCATGCTCGCCGACCCCGACCTGGTGCGGCCTCTCGTGGCGGACGCCCCGGCCCGGGCTCAGGAACTGCTGGACCACCTGGTGCCCGGCCCGCCGCTGCTGCGCACCCACTGCTTCGTCAGCCGGTACGGAGCGCAGTACGCGGCTCCGGACTCCAAGTACGTCTTCCGGGAGGGCGGCAGCGGCGACGAGGGCACCGACTGGCTGGCCGCACGCGGGCTGCTGGTCCCCGTCGGGCTCGACCTCGTGGAGCTTCCGTACGAGGTCGCCCGTGCGCTCCGCGATGAGGGCGCGGCACCCAGCCCCCGGCTGGAGGCGGAGCCGCTCACCGCCACCGCGCCGCTGCCGCCCGGATGGGAGGGCGAGGGCGGCACGGCCGCCGCGGCGGCCGCCTGGCGGGCCGAACTGGTCCTGCGGGCGCTGGCCGCCCAGCCGGTCGCGATCCGCAAGACGGGCGGGATCGCCGTACGCGACACCCGGCGGCTGGCCAAGGCGGCCGGGGCGGACGAGGCCGACACCCGGCTGTGGCTCGACCTCGCCGTGAACGCCGGGCTCGCCGCACCCCAGGACGAGGAGCCGGCCCCCGCCGCCCGGGGCCGGAACTCCCAGGCTCCCAAGCCCTCGGCCCGGCTGCTGCCCAGCGACCGCTACGACGCCTGGGCCGCCGCACCGCCCGCGGGCAAACTGCTGCCGCTGCTGGCCGCCTGGGCGGTGGTCCCCGAGGTCCTCAGCCACTGGCCGGACCCGGACGAGACCCCCGTCGCGCTGATCAGCCCGCAGGACGAGGAGGCGGTCACCCTGCGCACCGGGGTACTGCGGGCGCTGGCCACGCTCCCCGACGGACAAGGCCTCACCGGGGAGGCGCACGGACATGCCGAACTCCTCGCTCTGGCCGCATGGTTCCGGCCCGCCCTGCGCGCCCACCTGGCCGGAGACGGCACCGGAACACTGACCGGCGCGGACGAACCGCTCGACCGGCTGGCCGCCACCCTGGAGGAGGCGGCCCTGCTCGGCGTGGTCGCCCACGGTGCCCTCACCCCAGTCGGGCGGGCCCTGTGCCGCCTGCTGGAGGTGGGCGCCGCCCACCACTACCCCGCCGTGCCCGGAGCGGGCGCCGACCCGGCCGCCCGCGGCTCCGAGGACCTGGGCGAGGACCTCACCACCCGCCCCGCCCTGGCCCAGGCCGTGACCGCGCTGCGCGAGGCGCTGTACGCCACCCTGCCCGCACCCAGCGGCACGGCCCGGTTCCAGAGCGACCTGACCGCCACCGTCACCGGCGCGCCCGCGCCCGCCCTCGCCGACCTGCTCTCCGCCGTCGGCGACATCGAATCCGAGGGCCACGCGGTGGTCTGGCGGATCACCGCGGCTTCCGTACGCCGGGCCCTGGACTCCGGCTGGAGTGCCGACGAACTCCTCGACCGCCTCACCGCCGCGAGCAAGCGCGGCACACTGCTGCCGCAGCCGTTGGCCTACACGATCAAGGACACCGCCCGCACCCACGGACAACTCAAGGTGGTCCGCTCGGCCTGCTGCATCCGCTCGGACGACACCGGCCTGATCGCCGAGGTGGCCCAGGCCCGCGGCCTGGCCAAGCTCCGCCTGCGCCGGATCGCCCCCACCGTCCTGATCTCCACAGCCCCGCCGGAGGAGACGTTGTCAGCCCTCCGCACGGCCGGCTACGCCCCCACCCAAGAGGCCGAGACCGGCACCACCGTCCTCGACCGCGCCCCCACCGACCGCGCGCCGAGCCTCCTGCCCACCCTGGACCAGGCTCACCCCGTGTACGGCAGTCCGGTCCGCGGCGTCCCGGCGAGCGCCCGCGCGCTGGCCTGCGCACTCACCTCGGCCGGCTAGGACGCGTGGGTCAGACCTCGATGACGGGTGACCCGACCGCCGCACAGCGCCGTCAGGCCTTCCGGAGCGGAGGTGAGCACGGTGACAGGGTCGGGCGAGTCGAGGGGCGGTGGCGCAGGGCATGGCATCGATGGCGTGTATTCGCGCGTCGCGCCCCGCTCGCCGTCCCGGATTCCGCCGATGGGAACGGGCGGCCGTGCCGCGTCGCTAGGCTGCCGGGATGAACACCGCCACGCCACTTCTCCTTGATATGGACTCGTTCCTCGCCCGGGCCGAAGAGCGAGGCACCCCGCTGGACGTGCGGGCGGCGGAGGCCGTCCTCGGTCTACTCGCGCTGGGCGAGGCACGCCGCCGGACCGGCCTGCCCGAGCCCACCGAGGAGCTGGCGGAGGAACTGCTGCACATCCTGCTCCCGCTGTACGTCAGCGCCACCGAGGAAGAACTGCCGGGCTTCGTCGCCGCGCTGGTCGCACTTGTCGACCACACCCACGAGGTCGGCCGCCTCAATGCCAAGCGGCAGGCGAAGCTCGTGACCCGGGTGCACGAGCTGGCCGAGGGCTTCACCCAGGCGATGACGAGCCCCCGCCGCCTCACCTGGCCGCGGCTGTACGGAAACCTGTTGCGCGCCGCGGGCGTGGACGCCACCGATCCCCGGGCTGTGCGCGCCTGGCTGGAGGCGTTCGCCGCGCGCCCGCAGGCCGAGCGGAACGCCGCGCTCGGCTTCGCCTCCTCCT
Above is a genomic segment from Streptomyces sp. NBC_01233 containing:
- a CDS encoding helicase-associated domain-containing protein translates to MNARTALAKWLGTLDSEGLTVLLEERDLPLAAEHRRITTLRELAEHLLTDESVAHGLMAGTAGELELLASIAALALERHGPVAGGEAEDGPRYPWQQHRPVAPVEPAERLVAERDVLAWFEPGAERRRAEHTLARLRERALLLPAPKGKLALPPLLHVRAAGFDGYGRTADRLLTSAYNAPEVKRIAATLFGEGAARTRDQAQELITTMLADPDLVRPLVADAPARAQELLDHLVPGPPLLRTHCFVSRYGAQYAAPDSKYVFREGGSGDEGTDWLAARGLLVPVGLDLVELPYEVARALRDEGAAPSPRLEAEPLTATAPLPPGWEGEGGTAAAAAAWRAELVLRALAAQPVAIRKTGGIAVRDTRRLAKAAGADEADTRLWLDLAVNAGLAAPQDEEPAPAARGRNSQAPKPSARLLPSDRYDAWAAAPPAGKLLPLLAAWAVVPEVLSHWPDPDETPVALISPQDEEAVTLRTGVLRALATLPDGQGLTGEAHGHAELLALAAWFRPALRAHLAGDGTGTLTGADEPLDRLAATLEEAALLGVVAHGALTPVGRALCRLLEVGAAHHYPAVPGAGADPAARGSEDLGEDLTTRPALAQAVTALREALYATLPAPSGTARFQSDLTATVTGAPAPALADLLSAVGDIESEGHAVVWRITAASVRRALDSGWSADELLDRLTAASKRGTLLPQPLAYTIKDTARTHGQLKVVRSACCIRSDDTGLIAEVAQARGLAKLRLRRIAPTVLISTAPPEETLSALRTAGYAPTQEAETGTTVLDRAPTDRAPSLLPTLDQAHPVYGSPVRGVPASARALACALTSAG
- a CDS encoding IS4 family transposase, which translates into the protein MPRPGQVKPETDERLSDRIAIGLLTRTFPPELVDRVVEESGKAGQRNRLLPPRVVVYFVLAMCLFSGQGYEEVARLLTQGLAWAKHWSGSWQVPTPGAVSRARARLGPEPLKALFEQSAGPVATESTPGAWYGCWRLMAVDGTTFDVPDSEENDARFGRPATHRGERTAFPQVRVVALAECGTHAITRAALGPFTTAESVIARELFDALGPDDLLMADRGFAGLEQWRAASAGGADLLWRIKSNAVLPVRRELPDGSYLSDIVAAKDHRKRTDPTVVRVIEYTLDDPGRPQHDAPYRLITTILDHEAAPAAELAALYNERWEIETTLDELKTHQRGPAQVLRSRSPDGVEQEVWAHLLVHHAIRQLMHTAARDTDTDTDRLSFTRTLRLARRQVTAQAAFSP
- a CDS encoding ATP-binding protein yields the protein MEFKGRSADLDQLARQLGLVVGGTGATRGQAVIVTGRRRVGKSRLVQEFCDRSGLPYVVFQATRGRNAVAERADFAATLAHSPLPGAELVAGLQAADWNQALRSLAVAIPDDAPSIAVVDEVPWLVEQDGEFEGALQTVWDRHLSAKPVLLILVGSDMSVMEALQSYGRPFFGRAAKMTVQPLHLADVQAMTGLDAAEAVDALLITGGFPEIVQSWRPGMGRRDFLREAVSNPLAPLLVAGELSLLGEFPEASHSRAILEAVGSGERTFSTIAAQAGGGGALPSGTLSPLLNTLLAKRVLAADLPLSVKADSKNKRYRIADPYLRFWLAFLQRGIPLIERGRGDLALERIERSWTTWRGRAVEPVVRESLLRLLPDEMWPQTEAVGGWWNRQNNPEIDLIGADREPVAGQVHFIGSVKWLESQPFGRREYDALVRDMLAVPGAEPGTALVAVSRCGVEDDLPLAAHWGPEDLVRAWR